From a region of the Torulaspora globosa chromosome 7, complete sequence genome:
- the RBP95 gene encoding RNA-binding ribosome assembly factor RBP95 (ancestral locus Anc_1.431) — MSSQHIPAWQRIKIKQTQTDENKAEAGFDEEDPLNITTHLATGSLTRREKQRLIKGDQNASRVAKKKAKTTNRKKEKLAKDVRSEIKRKTVLKDQLRYLIDFYLEKSSERLPDAIQNSENVKTNYSEEKLHKAGSDGNSGVVDVWKFSKQKQNWLIKHFCDLEEIPVAYDDLIILYFKDLKGEGLKQSISERCRGKVKEWNDYVQLEMDKIKAIVDGKEMESEQSKEGDEEEKKTDKAKEVEQALQIPPNRDIAQRCLKLLEAWDSAAELQLLSI; from the coding sequence ATGTCAAGCCAACACATACCGGCATGGCAAAGAATAAAGATTAAACAAACTCAAACTGATGAAAACAAAGCGGAAGCAggttttgatgaagaggacCCTTTAAACATAACGACTCACCTAGCGACCGGTAGCCTGACTAGGAGAGAGAAACAGAGATTGATAAAGGGTGATCAAAACGCAAGTAGAgttgcaaagaagaaagcgaagaCAACTAATcgcaagaaggaaaagttGGCGAAGGATGTGCGTAGCGAAATCAAGAGGAAAACCGTTCTGAAAGACCAGTTGCGCTATTTGATCGATTTCTATCTTGAGAAATCTTCTGAGAGGCTTCCAGATGCGATTCAAAATTCCGAAAACGTCAAGACTAATTATTCCGAAGAGAAGCTACACAAAGCGGGTAGTGATGGCAACAGCGGCGTTGTAGATGTTTGGAAATTCTCGAAACAGAAGCAGAACTGGCTCATCAAACATTTCTGCGACCTTGAAGAGATACCGGTTGCGTATGATGACCTTATCATACTATACTTCAAGGATCTGAAGGGAGAGGGTTTGAAGCAGAGCATATCAGAGAGATGTCGCGGTAAGGTAAAGGAGTGGAATGATTATGTTCAGCTGGAGATGGATAAGATCAAGGCAATTGTTGATGGCAAAGAAATGGAATCTGAACAGAGTaaagaaggagatgaagaggagaaaaaaaCTGATAAAGCTAAAGAGGTTGAACAAGCATTACAAATTCCACCCAATAGAGATATTGCTCAAAGATGTCTAAAGCTGCTGGAGGCTTGGGACTCGGCCGCTGAGCTGCAGCTACTGTCCATATGA